From the genome of Nicotiana tabacum cultivar K326 chromosome 2, ASM71507v2, whole genome shotgun sequence:
ctttcccaagggaaactcaaatatttcatttttcccccatttctgattcaccctctttaagctacacaagcttaaaatcccaacaaaaTGTGGGCGGATGAAATATCTACGGTGACAATTATGGTAATGGATAAATCAATGCTAGTCACAATAGATTAGAATGAGGATGAATAATTTGAAGTGTTAGAAGGGACATTAAATTGTACACTTGGCAGATGTATATTACAATTACAAATCCTGGGACTTAAAAGGGGATCCCATATACACATGATATAGCAGTAAAGTATTACTTGAGACAGGATGCCATCAGAGGAAATCTCAAGATGGTGCATGGAAGAGATATATTTGAAGGCATGCTCATACTTTATTCAACCTatttcaattgtaaaaatatagCTAGAAACTGATAATCAAAAGGTTGAGCCACCTGCCAAGACAAAAATGCCTGGAAGGCCAAGAAGGAATAGGAAAAAAGATATTGGAGAAGTAAAAAGAGTTGAAAAGTTACAAAAGCTAGGCATATCTATGACATTCTCAATCTTCAAATCAATCACTCATAACAAGAGGAGTTGTCCACGTAACTCGATGTGGATAAATCAATGCATGtcactattattttttatttttagtggtGAGCCTCAATTATGTTTTGTCCTGGTAGTTCCTACTTGATTTAGTCTGTTATTTAGTCGAGTTGTATCCCAAAGACTCATTATATAATTTTGTCACACGTCAAGGCTCTAAACTTACATTGTAGTTTTTCATGTCTCACTTGTGACAtatattttgtttaaattatactTTGAGGATAATTGTTGAATTAGTCCCTCGCAAGGACGTGCATATTAATTTGATGACCTATTTTGATTGTTGCCCTTCCTTATGTTATTTCCTATTCATTTGCGATACCCCACAGggacatgggtttgagattgtgttGTTGGTGCCTTGTGTGGCGCATAACCTATAGCCCGAATTAAAGATTCATTTGACAAGGGTAATGATGTAGGACACTGGTGACAACCCCTAATTCCAGTCATGACGCCGCCATTATGTATTGCGTTGGTGTGTTATTTTTATGCATATTTTAACTCTAGAGACCTTTGCCGTCACTAGTGTTTAAGTACTAAAATCTTATATTTACCAAACTATTCTAACTATGCGGACAAAAACTAACCTAATGCATTATCGACAACACATTATTTCCAGTCATAACGCCGCTATTATGTACTGCATCAGTGTATTATTTTAATGCATATTTTAACTCTAGAGACCTTTGCCGTCACCAGTATTTAAGTGCTGAAATCTTATATTTACCAAACTATTCTAACTATGCGGACAAAAACTAACCTAATGCATTATCGACAACACATCTCTTGCCAAAGTCATAACGCCGCTATTATGTACTGCATCAGTGTATTATTTTAATGCATATTTTAACTCTAGAGACCTTTGCCGTCACCAGTATTTAAGTGCTGAAATCTTATATTTACCAAACTATTCTAACTATGCGGACAAAAACTAACCTAATGCATTATCGACAACACATTATGCTACTCTCTCTATTATGTGTTTTTACTTTTTGCACTTTAATTAGATAAAATTGAtatacgatttaattaaatttatCATAATAGATTTTCAAAAGAATTATCtgtttaaataataattattgtaaagtTAGTCTTTACATGTCTTTTTATGCTAAAAGCACTTTCAAAAGGATTTGAATAAACACAAATTATTTTAGTAATTCTCAAAAATTACTTCTCTAAGTtggtcaaacacaaactgttatTATCTAaatgtattttttcaaaaaactcTATTTGACAAAAAATACTTGCTAAAATAAGTTGTTCTTTCAAAGTTTGGCTTTATAACTGTTCTTTTCTCGTAATTTAACGCTCAGAAACACTTTTGAGAGCATTTGACTaaacataaattattttaataattctaGAAAACTAATTTTTAAGTTGGTTAAATACAAACTATTATTAtctgaatatattttttttaaactttatttgacaaaaaatagcaaaataagTTGTTATTTTTAAAGCTTGGCTTTATAACCTTTTCACTTCCCATGTAATTCTTGAAGATCAAAAGAAAATTAGACATGGGGTGTAAAAACCAAAATAGAAGAAGTAGAAATATACACAAACCATAAgatcaaaccacccaatggggaATCATCGGTATAAATCTTGCACATACTAGGTGTAGTTCAAATATTACTATCCCTATAACTTTTTAATTCCCCTGTCTCACCATAAAGTGCACAGTTAACCACTAATTAGAAATGTCTTTATTCTTTAGCTATTGTTTaaaatgtatttattttttagtcagtgcttaataaatttttatccgtccgaacaaaaatatccatgtgacatgagtgttgtgtaaatattaaggacatggtgtccttaacttcatgaatgttgtgtaaatattaaggacaaagtgtcatgtatttgcacctttcgttgttaaactttaggacatcatgtccttaatttCATATGTTcggtgtaaatgttaaggacatggcgtccttaacttcatatgtgcagtgtaaatgttaaagacataatgtccttaacttataTTTGCACCTTcagttgttaaactttaggatctcatgtccttaacttcatatgtacagtgtaaatgttaaagacatggtgtccttaacttcatgtgtgcaatgtaaatattaaagaacatgACATctttaacttcatgtgtgcagtgtaaatattaaggatgtCCTTAATATTCACACAACACTCACGAATAAagagtaaaaatattttttcgtattaattttaatagagtagtggctatttttgctcagCATTAAAAATATACTAATTTAAGGGCTATTTAGTCTGCAAACAAGTTATATTAAGATTATTATGTGGGGATTATGATATGCAAATTAAATAATAACGAGATTTAGAGGATATTATTTTAGCaaatatttaatttctatattataattataattattataaatagAATATATGAGGCATCATACaaaatatgtgtttgatttttcTGCAAGTAAACTTAAGTTAAATAAACCCATTCACGGGGGACGGTGCTAGTGTACTACCCGCTCCAAATTCCAGAATACAAACCTAAACATGTTAAAGCTACTGTCTTTTGTTTCATCACATAACTTCACTCCATTGTCAAATTTCATTGGAGGCATTCAATTTCAGTCCGCCTTCACACCCACTAATCATTTCTTCCACTTAGCGCGAGTCTTTTCTTCAATCAGTCATTCCCATTCCAAGGTATGTCAAATCCCaccttcctttctttttttctttcactcGTCAATCTGTTTCCCCAGGCACACATCATTGTTGCACTCATgtctttttcttcaaatttaaacCCAGATGGAGGCTGATTCTTATATGTTTGGGCCATACAAGATTGACAAAAAAGAAGTCTTCTACTCCACTGATTTGTCCTATGCCTTGGTCAACCTCCGTCCCCTTCTTCCTGGTAACTCTTATTTATGTCTTTACCTGAAAAATTGCATATGCTAGTAAAGATCATCTTCTCTTACTTTCTTTCTCCACTGATCTTAAATTAGATTTCTGGTATTTTTTAATTTGTAATCTAGGATACCTGTTATTTTTGACTGAAACTTTAACCCTTGATACAAGGAGTGATGCATCCAGGAGCTGTACTCAATACACATAACAATTAACACCATTCATTTGGATGGTTGGAAAATTGTAGAGCAAGCTTTGACAGTAAAAAAGACAGGAGAGAAAACTACATTTTTATAGGGTTTTGCTTATTCATCCTAGACACATGCGATTCTTCATACTTCAAGCACGAAACTAACTGCTGGGCAACCTTTTGTTGCTTAAAAGCAAATAACCAGCATTATACTAGGAAAATGAACACTGTCATATATAAGTGCTTGATCCTATACTTAGCTGCTACTCTAGACTAAGGTCTGGCTTGCAGCACTTCTACTGTGTTCATCTGGTAATTTGTCagaaccaaacttcttaaaatgtggaaACTATGGAAACTCTATCCTGATTCTGCATTCTTCATACAAGATTCTTCTCCAACAAAATTTATAACAAACACTGTCCAATGTTTTCTCTGCCGAGTGCTTCTCTTTTGTGCTACTTCCTTaagcagtgttatcaaaggcgaaaagcgcaaaaaagctccAAGGTctgttggggctttaagcgcaaagcgaaaataaagcgtgggcttttaatgaagaaaggcgcaaatgaagaaaaactacaaatatgtatgtgtagtccaagactaatatctATAGTATGAATaccaaatatttttagaaattaaggAAAAGTTACGagaaagtgaaatatcaattgtttagtgtcGCCTCTTCAAGATTACGCTCATTGGGAAGGAAAAGTATGCCTTGATGACAACACTGAAGCGCCCGctaagcgaggcgaagcgctcaatatattttgagcctcgcttcagggcttaagcacACTGAAAGCGTGCCTTTGATAACATTGTCCTTAAGTATCAGTTTCGGAGTGCATACTTCTGTTTTTGTATATCCTTCTTATAGTCCCTTGTATTTTGTGATCATTATTCATATTTCTCATGTATCGTAAAAGAAAATCACTTTAGTATTGGTTTATTTGTATGCCATCATTTTCCGATGTCACATGAGTACCATCTATTGAGCACTCTTATTTTGCCGTGCAGGTCATATCCTTTTCCAGACTGTAATCGAATGGTTGTTGGAGATTCATTAAATATTTTCTAATGTGAATATAGTCGCTTACTTGTGATGATACAGAGGAAGCTGAAATATGGTGCTTTATGTCCTCAATTTACTTTTAGTATGATCCCTCTGTAGTCTGTACTTAAATGTGGTTTTAACTCCAGAAGTACATGTATTTGGGACTTTGGTGTATATCTTCAAATAAAGTATACCTCTGAGGATCAGTTTAGAAAGTCCAGTACTCTTTTAAATGGTAATGCAATGCTACTTGCGATCACTCAATTAATCAACCAACTAGGCTCAATCAAATCCTCAGTGTCTATTCTGttctatttgattcatttttttaaatactaagtaatctaacttttaaggaaaataaaaagtttatttttttaaaaaaattattggttctctatttttaaattaaatttctgTAGTGATTTTTAAAGCTTACGCTTATCCATGCATGAAAATACAAGTCTCCTATCATAATAAAAAAACTCATGACAAATATCGATCCTAATGTAAGTGTAACAACAAGTTTGGATTCTCTAAAGATGTAACATAGCAGGGAGCCTGCTTGTCATCTTTTGTGCTGGTAGCTTCTCAGTACTATTATATCAATAAAACTACCTTaccttataaaaaataaaaataagaatctAAGTGTTGCAGCAACTAAgcattttttgcttcttttgttttgttctttgtaAGTCTGCATTGAGTCCGAGAGATCTAGATCTTTTTTCGGACAGCTTTccttgatatgatttgaggtcttCCTTGTTCACTTTTATCACTTTCAATTGTTATATCATTGGTACATATGGACCATTGCATGTGAAGATAAACCATGTCAAGTAacctcttattttattttcactGCTACTTATAGTATATCCTCTGTGTGTGGTCATTTCTAATCTTGCCATATCCTGTATATAACCATCCATCTTAACATTTGCATGTCTTGCGGGTATGTTAAGGTTTAAAGGACCAACATTCACTACATATAACATTACTAGTTTCACAGCCATTATATAGTATTTGACTTTCACTTTAGTGGGTGTCTTCCAATCTTTAAGCGCTACCCTGTCATCCCTCCATTTCAACTATCTTTGTTTTTTAGTTTTATGCATTACATTTCTATCTATCATGCCATCCTCCTGGAAGACTGAGCCTAAATATTTGAATTGTCTGCACCTGTATACCATAGTCCCTTCTGATCTCACTTCACTTACATTCTTCTTATGGAGGCTAACCCTCATAACATTCATAGTACTTTACTTTCATAGATCTAATTCTATCAATATAGCTAAGGTTTCTGTCATGGATATATGAACATATGCGATTTTATCGTTGTGATTTGTGTTGAGCAATTGATTGCAATGTCATTTTCATCATTCATTGATCTTGCAATTATCCGTCAAAAAATTGTTGGCAATTATCTTAATACACTTAACTTGGTTTGGGTCTTTACCCATCTTCTCTTTTAGTTGTGCTAGCTTATACATCACATACTCTCAGATGCAGAAAAAACATCCGATAAAAGTTAGCTATGATATCCAAAAGTATGGAGACATAATAATAAATTTGAACTTTGTTAGTTTTTAAGGACAAGTGGCATCTGACGATTATTAATTTATGTAATACAGAAGAGTTGATTCCCATGACTGGACCATGAAAGTTTGTAACCAGACAAGATAGCGTTATTGGCTGTGGTCTGAATGATTCCTCTCACAAACTCATCTTCCAATGCagttaataaatttttaattgaCCGTCATTATGAGGTTTATAATTCTTGAAATATATATTAATAAACAGTTAACAAAGATGTTATGTCTGTTGGGGATGATTCTTATTCCAATCTTTTGTGATAACTGCAACATAAGTTTTCTCCCACCAATTAATAGGTTCAATTTTGTGCTTTATTGGCCTTTGGGCTTGGCACACTCTACATCTATTAGTTTCTTGAAAATCTGCTTgtattcttttgtttttcttttccttggaGTATTATGGATTATGGAGTGGCATTCAAAATCTGAAGCATCATATTTGGTCTACTTAACGAGATGTACATGTGCTTGTTTGCCCAAGACGCGAAGCAAAGCGCTTTGCTGATCTTACTGCTGATGAAACTAGCGACTTGTGGCTTACAGCACAAAAAGTGGGCAAGCAACTTGAGTCCTACCACAAGGCATCCTCTCTTACATTTGCAATCCAAGTAAGAAGGCAGAGTTGTTATAGGTTTAGTTGTTATCATTAATGATATTATTGTAAAACCTGATATGCTCGGATTTTTGAAAAAGACAGCTGAATGCAGAATTTGATATTTATAAAGTATTCTTGGCATTTCTGTACAATGTAAAAAGGATAGCCAGATTTTCTTTGTGATGGAGTTATGTATACTTTCATTTAtgttcttgttttattattatttgtttcctttgGCTTATTTTACTGGTTGAGAAGCTGGTCCTAAGTTCTTTGCTTCTGTTAATATCTCAGGATGGACCCCAGGCGGGGCAGACAGTTCCTCATGTTCATATTCACATCATCCCACGTAAAAGTGGTGACTTTGAAAAGAATGATGAGATTTATGATGCTGTAGGATTCAAATATCTGCTACTGATTACTAATACTTAGTTGGCTGGATGTAAAGCCGGTACTAATCTTTTGCATTATTCATGCAGCTGGATGTGAAGGAGAAGGAGATGAAGCAATCGCTTGATTTGGACAAAGAAAGGAAAGACAGAAGCATTGAGGAGATGGCTGAAGAGGCAGCTGAATACAGAAAACTTCTCTAGTGAAGAGGCATAATATATCATCTTATTATTGTCTTTAGAATCCAGCTGTTGCCTAAGTGCTTTATTGATCACTAACTATTCCATGGATGTAACATTTGGATATTATAAACTAGTATATGATTACATTCTGGTGTTAGCAGTAAGATATTCCCATCTGAGTAGGGAATTTTACTGATATAACTGAAGCTGTTGTGGTTTTCTCCTGTACTCAAATTTGTTTGCTATAGCTGAACGCTATACCACAAATCTAACAGTGATAGCCCTTTTGTGATACCACTGCAGAATTGGGGTTTAGGGTTACAAGCCCTTCAATTATCCTGAGGATTCCATGATCTCATATTTTTACCAGAATTAAAAATTTAAGATATCTTGATCCTTATACTTTCAATCGCGTTATTCTAATTGGAATAGAAGGAGTgccattttatttttgtaacaatGTTTTTTTAAGATGTCTACAATAATAATACACCAAAGTTACACGAGAGCCATTTTTATGCTCTTATataactattttttctttttagtttcaaTTATTAACAGAGTAACTGGTGGTACCTCGTGTTTTTCACATATTTCACAAAAGAAGCAATGTTCACGTTTAGTTTGATAGAGAACAAGTAGAGTGTGTTTAGTGTCATTTGAAGtttttctatttatttacttAGTAAAAAAATCTGGTTATAGCTCTATGaataaataacaaattaattatttCCCCTCCGATAAAACTACTTACTACTCTTGCAGATGTATTATTCCCAGCTAAGACTTTAGTCACCATTCGAAGAGATTTCTTCGTATCACGACAGTTCAATAATCAAGACTGAGTTCACAATTTTGAACCATAAATAATGGAGTATTATGAGTTTTCATTCCTACGTAGGAAAGGGGGATAGATTGTAATTTTGGACTATTCCAAGACTAATTAATTGCTCCGTATGTGGCACTCTATAATTGCTCAAAGAAATGGCGCGAAAAGAGAAGGCCCAAGCTCAGACTTCGGAGTTCGGGGTACATATAGCAAATATTCCCAGTTAACCCGTAAAGTGAAAAATCCCAGTGAGGAAGTTCACGACGATTcgttttcttcctcttcttcttaggGCCTCCGACGATATCGGCAAACAAAGAAATGCATTCGATTCTTAaggtttttcttcaatttctcatttttcatctattTTCCCCTTTTCCCTTCATTAATCTATCTTTGATTTCCTGATTTCAGCTTTAAATTCTgtctgaagttttttagttctaCCCACAAAAATGTGTTACTTTTTAGTTTTGTTATTAGTATTTGTGCGTTTCTACGTACGTGACTTGATGGAATTTCCATTTTCCAATGTGTGTAGAAATATTTTGGGTACACAGAGTTTCGACCTTATCAGAAGGAGATTATAGAGAAAATTTTAGATGGAAAGGACTGTTTGGTGGTAATGGCCACCGGTAGTGGCAAGTCACTGTGGTATGCTTTAACCTTTTGTCAATATTTAAACATcccacaaacacacacacacgcatACACACACGCTCACACACATGGGCTGACCTTTTTACTTGAATTGTTGATTTAAGCTATCAGGTTCCCCCATTGATCTCCGAAAAGACTGCTTTAGTTATAAGTCCTCTCATTTCTTTGATGCAAGATCAGGTAAAAAACCTAGTGTCGTATGCTTTTTTCTCGTAGCATAAAAAAGATGTCGTGAAGATACTCTGTCCTGGTGTAGGTGATGGCATTGAAACAAAGGGGGATTAAAGCTGACTATCTTTCAAGTGCTCAGACTGATCGTGGGGTGCAGACAAATGCTGAGTTGGGTCACTATGACGTTCTGTATATGACTCCGGAAAAGGCTTGTGCGCTTCCTAACAGGTGTGTAATCTAGAAACACGTATGTCTAAGTGAAAAAGCTCCATGAATACCTAAAGGAAGTTCTTATTTACTCTTATAACTTCTGTAGCATTGCTGAGTCCAGTGATTTAGCTAATATCTTGCTGAAGAAGTTCATCAAAACCAAATGGTTTTTCGATATAAAAAACTTGAAAGTTTTTTATATATATCTCAAGATTATTTCTGCTCCTAGCATGAGTTCTTATATCAAGTTGCGGGCAAGAGGATTGTTGTGTATAACTGGTTAGGCTCCACTGTTGTTGATGGATTCCTTCAATTTCACGTTCACCTGCTGCATGTATTCTCACTTCAGTCTTTAGATGGCCCAATTTGGCTCATGTGAAAAACACTGGAACTTTCAGTAAACAGTTAGTCTAGGTTTTACACTGACTACTGTTTACTACTTTTGttgatgtttttgttgttttctgtCATTCACTTAGCGAGGTTTTTATCCTGGCAGTAATGATGATTTTCAAGTTAAGAATCTTAAGATGTTTTTTCCAATGGGTTTAGCTTCTTTTACATATGAATGAGTTCCACCCTTACTTTGGAACGTGCTGCAGTTTCTGGTCAAGATTGTTGAAAGCTGGGATGTGTCTGTTGGCTGTTGATGAAGCACACTGCATTTCAGAATGGGGTCACGATTTCAGGTCAGATTGCACCACATTATCCTTGCATTTTGACATTTGAATTGTTCACGGATTCTTTGGTCCATCTTCCATGGTTATTAGCAACTGTATTATTTGAGTATCTTGTGCGTGTATGGCTATGCTGCTTCAAGGAAAAAAAGACCAAGTTTAGAGGTACTGATAGCAGTGGCTGAAGATCAATAAATTTCAAGATTATATTTTCTGAGTTGTGCAATTCTTCCGAGCTGAAAAATGTGAAACAGTGGTAGTTGAATCGCTTGGGATCCAGTTTTGCTTCTTGGTTAGATGTTCATTTAAGTGTCTCCATATGGAGAAACACTCTAGAGTGTAATGATTTTATGAGAAGCAGGAGTAAGACATAATACTGGAAGTATAGTCCCCATTTCCCAAGAGGGATGTAGGTGAAGTGAGAATGCGATTGCAGTGCCTAAATGTAGACAGTTCAAATATTCAGACTCAGTTT
Proteins encoded in this window:
- the LOC107791024 gene encoding bifunctional bis(5'-adenosyl)-triphosphatase/adenylylsulfatase FHIT-like isoform X1, with the protein product MLKLLSFVSSHNFTPLSNFIGGIQFQSAFTPTNHFFHLARVFSSISHSHSKMEADSYMFGPYKIDKKEVFYSTDLSYALVNLRPLLPGHVLVCPRREAKRFADLTADETSDLWLTAQKVGKQLESYHKASSLTFAIQDGPQAGQTVPHVHIHIIPRKSGDFEKNDEIYDALDVKEKEMKQSLDLDKERKDRSIEEMAEEAAEYRKLL
- the LOC107791024 gene encoding bifunctional bis(5'-adenosyl)-triphosphatase/adenylylsulfatase FHIT-like isoform X2, producing the protein MLKLLSFVSSHNFTPLSNFIGGIQFQSAFTPTNHFFHLARVFSSISHSHSKMEADSYMFGPYKIDKKEVFYSTDLSYALVNLRPLLPGHVLVCPRREAKRFADLTADETSDLWLTAQKVGKQLESYHKASSLTFAIQLDVKEKEMKQSLDLDKERKDRSIEEMAEEAAEYRKLL